The following proteins are encoded in a genomic region of Cellulomonas sp. ES6:
- a CDS encoding anthranilate synthase component I, giving the protein MPAEAPVEVPWGATWPHLDEFRTRAADRRVIPVVRRLLADDTTPVGLYRTLAAGRPGTFVLESAEQDGTWSRWSFVGVRSRATLSVRDGRAVWTGDVPAGVPTDGDPLEVLGGTLEVLRTPAVPGLPPLTGGLVGALGWDVVRHWEPTLPAAAPDELGVPELTLCLATDLAVTDHRDGSVWLIANAINFDGTDERVDEAHADAVARLDAMQEALLRPAAPAAAELGDAPVPELEFRSTAEEYERAVLTGKEAIRDGEVFQVVLSQRLDLDCPADPLDVYRVLRTVNPSPYMYYLQLQDAHGRDFAVVGSSPETLVKVTEGHVTTFPIAGSRPRGATPEEDRELHDALLADPKERAEHLMLVDLARNDLVKVCEPATVEVVEFMEVRRFSHIMHICSTVVGRLRAGATALGALTATFPAGTLSGAPKPRAIALIDEIEPARRGIYGGTVGYFDLAGDMDMAIAIRTALIRDGRASVQAGAGIVADSVPETEYRESRDKAAAAVRAVQIASRLRGAGRHGG; this is encoded by the coding sequence GTGCCGGCCGAGGCGCCCGTCGAGGTCCCGTGGGGCGCCACGTGGCCCCACCTCGACGAGTTCCGCACCCGCGCCGCCGACCGCCGCGTCATCCCCGTGGTGCGCCGGCTGCTGGCCGACGACACCACGCCGGTCGGTCTGTACCGCACGCTCGCGGCCGGCCGGCCGGGCACGTTCGTGCTGGAGTCGGCGGAGCAGGACGGCACCTGGTCGCGCTGGTCGTTCGTCGGCGTGCGGTCCCGGGCGACGCTCAGCGTCCGCGACGGCCGCGCGGTGTGGACCGGTGACGTGCCTGCGGGCGTGCCGACCGACGGGGACCCGCTGGAGGTGCTCGGCGGCACGCTCGAGGTGCTGCGCACGCCCGCCGTGCCGGGGCTGCCCCCGCTGACGGGCGGTCTCGTCGGCGCGCTCGGGTGGGACGTGGTGCGGCACTGGGAGCCGACGCTGCCGGCCGCGGCTCCGGACGAGCTCGGCGTGCCCGAGCTCACCCTGTGCCTGGCCACCGACCTCGCGGTCACCGACCACCGGGACGGCTCCGTGTGGCTGATCGCGAACGCGATCAACTTCGACGGCACCGACGAGCGCGTGGACGAGGCGCACGCCGACGCGGTGGCGCGGCTCGACGCGATGCAGGAGGCCCTGCTGCGTCCCGCGGCGCCCGCGGCGGCTGAGCTCGGGGACGCACCGGTGCCGGAGCTCGAGTTCCGCTCCACCGCCGAGGAGTACGAGCGGGCCGTCCTCACCGGCAAGGAGGCGATCCGCGACGGCGAGGTGTTCCAGGTCGTGCTGTCCCAGCGCCTCGACCTCGACTGCCCCGCCGACCCGCTCGACGTGTACCGCGTGCTGCGCACGGTGAACCCGAGCCCGTACATGTACTACCTCCAGCTCCAGGACGCCCACGGCCGCGACTTCGCGGTGGTCGGGTCGAGCCCGGAGACGCTGGTGAAGGTCACCGAGGGGCACGTCACGACGTTCCCCATCGCCGGGTCCCGGCCGCGCGGGGCCACCCCGGAGGAGGACCGGGAGCTGCACGACGCGCTGCTCGCGGACCCGAAGGAGCGCGCGGAGCACCTCATGCTCGTCGACCTGGCGCGCAACGACCTGGTCAAGGTGTGCGAGCCCGCGACCGTCGAGGTGGTGGAGTTCATGGAGGTCCGCCGCTTCAGCCACATCATGCACATCTGCTCGACGGTCGTCGGGCGGCTGCGTGCCGGCGCGACGGCGCTGGGCGCGCTGACCGCGACGTTCCCGGCCGGGACGCTCTCGGGGGCCCCGAAGCCGCGGGCGATCGCCCTGATCGACGAGATCGAGCCGGCGCGCCGCGGGATCTACGGCGGCACGGTCGGCTACTTCGACCTGGCCGGCGACATGGACATGGCCATCGCGATCCGGACGGCGCTCATCCGCGACGGCCGCGCCAGCGTGCAGGCGGGCGCGGGCATCGTCGCCGACTCGGTGCCGGAGACCGAGTACCGGGAGTCGCGCGACAAGGCGGCGGCCGCCGTCCGGGCGGTGCAGATCGCGTCGCGCCTGCGCGGGGCGGGACGGCATGGCGGCTGA
- a CDS encoding Trp biosynthesis-associated membrane protein, which yields MAAEDAAAGAAPRRRAAAGRGRAVLALLVLAGLAGVVTLPAWVTAEGADALGEPVAVTVRGSAAAPGIVAGALVLLAAAGAVGLVGRVGRWVVVAVVAAAGVLVTASALAARSGARSVAERAAADATGVATLAGEAVVGAWPVVAAAVGLLAVAAAAWLAVASGRWAAPSDRHERAARAGGGGGAVEAGTPGAGTSRPVAAAGTDGTPTADERSTWDALSRGDDPT from the coding sequence ATGGCGGCTGAGGACGCCGCGGCAGGGGCGGCGCCCCGGCGGCGCGCCGCCGCCGGTCGTGGCCGGGCGGTGCTCGCGCTGCTGGTGCTCGCCGGGCTGGCCGGGGTCGTGACGCTGCCCGCGTGGGTGACGGCCGAGGGGGCCGACGCGCTCGGTGAGCCGGTCGCGGTCACCGTGCGCGGCTCGGCCGCTGCGCCGGGGATCGTCGCCGGCGCGCTGGTGCTCCTCGCGGCGGCCGGTGCGGTGGGGCTCGTCGGCCGGGTGGGGCGCTGGGTGGTCGTCGCCGTCGTGGCCGCCGCCGGCGTGCTCGTCACCGCCTCGGCGCTGGCGGCACGCAGCGGGGCCCGGTCCGTGGCGGAGCGGGCCGCGGCCGACGCGACGGGCGTGGCGACCCTGGCGGGCGAGGCCGTCGTGGGCGCCTGGCCCGTCGTCGCCGCCGCCGTGGGGCTGCTCGCCGTCGCCGCCGCGGCGTGGCTCGCCGTCGCGTCGGGCCGGTGGGCGGCACCGTCCGACCGCCACGAGCGCGCCGCACGGGCCGGCGGTGGGGGCGGTGCCGTCGAGGCCGGCACCCCGGGCGCCGGGACCTCCCGTCCCGTCGCCGCCGCGGGCACCGACGGCACGCCGACCGCGGACGAGCGCAGCACCTGGGACGCGCTGAGCCGGGGCGACGACCCGACCTGA
- a CDS encoding HGxxPAAW family protein — MVEQSVRSPGVVTGAPQSPGSETLRLPPSAPPTNHGHTTAAWTTTVIVLVGAVAAALGMIVGQVWLFWVGMGVALGGVVVGKVLQVAGYGQGGRHTLEKQRRTGGH; from the coding sequence ATGGTCGAGCAGTCGGTCCGTTCCCCCGGTGTCGTGACCGGTGCCCCGCAGTCCCCGGGTTCCGAGACGCTGCGGCTGCCGCCGTCGGCGCCCCCCACGAACCACGGCCACACCACGGCCGCGTGGACGACCACCGTCATCGTGCTCGTCGGCGCCGTGGCGGCCGCGCTCGGCATGATCGTCGGGCAGGTCTGGCTGTTCTGGGTCGGCATGGGCGTCGCGCTCGGCGGCGTCGTGGTCGGCAAGGTCCTGCAGGTCGCGGGCTACGGCCAGGGCGGCCGGCACACGCTGGAGAAGCAGCGCCGCACCGGCGGGCACTGA
- a CDS encoding CD225/dispanin family protein encodes MSTPNQPQDPYSHPEGDGSGQQPGGTPGGIPQYGQYSSSDPAGGYGQPGAYGQPAGYGQQGYAAPPQNYLVFSILATVLCCIPLGIVSIVFASQVNTKWNAGDQAGALESARKAKQWAIWSVVAGLVFTILYGILIFAGVLSTDFTSSY; translated from the coding sequence ATGTCGACGCCCAACCAGCCGCAGGACCCGTACTCCCACCCCGAGGGCGACGGCTCCGGCCAGCAGCCCGGCGGCACGCCCGGCGGCATCCCGCAGTACGGCCAGTACTCGTCCAGCGACCCGGCGGGCGGCTACGGCCAGCCCGGCGCGTACGGCCAGCCCGCGGGCTACGGGCAGCAGGGCTACGCCGCACCGCCGCAGAACTACCTCGTCTTCTCGATCCTCGCGACGGTGCTGTGCTGCATCCCGCTGGGCATCGTGTCGATCGTCTTCGCCTCGCAGGTCAACACGAAGTGGAACGCCGGTGACCAGGCCGGTGCTCTCGAGTCCGCCCGCAAGGCCAAGCAGTGGGCGATCTGGAGCGTCGTCGCAGGCCTGGTGTTCACGATCCTGTACGGGATCCTGATCTTCGCCGGCGTCCTCAGCACGGACTTCACCTCGTCGTACTGA
- a CDS encoding DUF2752 domain-containing protein, with translation MVTDRQLPDAVGSAHADPRRSTSPQGGALRRVASGPLLVAGAAGAALAVLATVDPNRPGHYPTCPFLMLTGLYCPGCGSLRALHDLTQLDVAGAWGMNPLLVVALPFLVASWLAWTRRSARGTPKSRLLPGWTVNALLVLLLVYWVARNVPALAPWLAP, from the coding sequence GTGGTCACCGACCGGCAGCTTCCCGACGCCGTCGGGTCGGCGCACGCCGACCCGCGCCGCAGCACGTCGCCCCAGGGCGGTGCGCTGCGGCGCGTGGCGTCGGGGCCGCTGCTCGTGGCCGGTGCGGCGGGCGCGGCCCTGGCGGTGCTGGCGACGGTCGACCCGAACCGCCCGGGCCACTACCCGACCTGCCCGTTCCTCATGCTGACCGGGCTCTACTGCCCGGGGTGCGGCTCGCTGCGGGCGCTGCACGACCTCACGCAGCTCGACGTCGCGGGCGCGTGGGGCATGAACCCGCTGCTCGTCGTGGCCCTGCCGTTCCTCGTCGCGAGCTGGCTCGCGTGGACCCGCCGCTCGGCGCGGGGGACCCCCAAGTCGCGCCTGCTGCCCGGGTGGACCGTCAACGCCCTGCTCGTCCTGCTGCTCGTCTACTGGGTGGCCCGCAACGTGCCGGCGCTGGCCCCCTGGCTGGCCCCCTGA
- the trpC gene encoding indole-3-glycerol phosphate synthase TrpC codes for MGTVLDDIVAGVREDLAVREAATPLAVLKERAARVPGAKDCVSRLRLDDAVTVIAEVKRSSPSKGALATITDPAALAAEYEKGGATVISVLTEQRRFNGSLTDLDHVRAAVDIPVLRKDFVVTPYQVWEARAHGADLVLLIVAALEQTVLTSLVERVHSLGMTALVEVHDTEEVLRAVDAGARVVGVNARNLKTLDVDRGTFARVAPAIPADVVKVAESGVRGPHDVMDYARAGADAVLVGEALVTDDAPRQSVADLVAAGAHPSLRAVRQ; via the coding sequence ATGGGCACCGTGCTGGACGACATCGTGGCGGGCGTCCGCGAGGACCTCGCCGTGCGTGAGGCCGCGACGCCGCTGGCCGTGCTCAAGGAGCGCGCCGCCCGCGTGCCCGGCGCGAAGGACTGCGTCTCGCGGCTGCGGCTCGACGACGCCGTCACGGTCATCGCCGAGGTCAAGCGGTCCAGCCCGAGCAAGGGCGCCCTCGCGACGATCACCGACCCGGCCGCGCTCGCCGCCGAGTACGAGAAGGGCGGCGCGACCGTCATCTCGGTGCTCACCGAGCAGCGCCGGTTCAACGGCAGCCTGACCGACCTCGACCACGTGCGCGCCGCGGTGGACATCCCGGTGCTGCGCAAGGACTTCGTCGTCACGCCGTACCAGGTGTGGGAGGCGCGGGCGCACGGCGCCGACCTGGTGCTGCTCATCGTGGCGGCGCTCGAGCAGACCGTCCTGACCTCGCTCGTGGAGCGCGTGCACTCCCTCGGCATGACCGCCCTGGTCGAGGTGCACGACACCGAGGAGGTGCTGCGCGCGGTGGACGCGGGCGCCCGCGTCGTCGGCGTGAACGCCCGGAACCTCAAGACGCTCGACGTGGACCGCGGCACGTTCGCCCGCGTCGCGCCGGCCATCCCGGCGGACGTCGTCAAGGTGGCGGAGTCGGGCGTGCGGGGACCGCACGACGTCATGGACTACGCCCGGGCGGGCGCCGACGCGGTGCTCGTGGGCGAGGCGCTCGTCACGGACGACGCGCCGCGGCAGTCGGTCGCGGACCTCGTGGCGGCGGGCGCGCACCCGTCGCTGCGCGCCGTCCGGCAGTGA
- the trpB gene encoding tryptophan synthase subunit beta → MGETPGGPLGTHTGPYFGDFGGRFVPEALVAALDELDTEFHKALADPSFGAELARLHRTYTGRPSPLTEVRRFAEHVAPGVRVFLKREDLNHTGSHKINNVLGQALLVKRMGKTRVIAETGAGQHGVATATAAALLDLECVVYMGEEDTQRQALNVARMRLLGATVVPVTIGSRTLKDAINEALRDWVANVETTHYLLGTVTGPHPFPEMVRDFHKIIGEEAKAQLAEEIGRLPDAVAACVGGGSNAMGIFNAFLDDPSVRLFGFEAGGEGIASGRHASRFSGGSPGVLQGTRSYLLQDDDGQTLPSHSVSAGLDYPSVGPEHAWLHDIGRAQYRPVTDAEAMDAFQLLCRTEGIIPAIESAHALAGAIQLGREVAGWETPDGREPVLLVNLSGRGDKDVATAAAWFDLLEDKPVVQADEGEQL, encoded by the coding sequence GTGGGGGAGACGCCCGGGGGGCCGCTCGGCACCCACACGGGCCCGTACTTCGGTGACTTCGGTGGCCGGTTCGTCCCGGAGGCGCTGGTCGCGGCGCTCGACGAGCTCGACACGGAGTTCCACAAGGCGCTGGCGGACCCGTCGTTCGGCGCGGAGCTCGCCCGGCTGCACCGCACGTACACCGGGCGGCCGAGCCCGCTCACCGAGGTCAGGCGGTTCGCGGAGCACGTCGCCCCGGGCGTGCGGGTGTTCCTCAAGCGCGAGGACCTCAACCACACCGGCTCGCACAAGATCAACAACGTGCTCGGCCAGGCGCTGCTCGTGAAGCGCATGGGCAAGACGCGCGTGATCGCGGAGACCGGCGCGGGCCAGCACGGTGTGGCCACGGCCACCGCGGCGGCGCTGCTCGACCTCGAGTGCGTCGTCTACATGGGCGAGGAGGACACGCAGCGCCAGGCGCTCAACGTCGCCCGGATGCGGCTGCTCGGCGCGACCGTCGTCCCGGTGACCATCGGGTCGCGCACCCTGAAGGACGCGATCAACGAGGCCCTGCGCGACTGGGTGGCGAACGTCGAGACGACGCACTACCTACTCGGCACCGTGACGGGCCCGCACCCGTTCCCCGAGATGGTCCGCGACTTCCACAAGATCATCGGCGAGGAGGCGAAGGCCCAGCTCGCCGAGGAGATCGGCCGGCTGCCCGACGCCGTGGCGGCCTGCGTGGGCGGCGGGTCCAACGCGATGGGCATCTTCAACGCGTTCCTCGACGACCCGTCGGTGCGGCTGTTCGGCTTCGAGGCCGGTGGCGAGGGCATCGCGTCCGGGCGTCACGCGTCCCGGTTCAGCGGCGGCTCGCCGGGCGTGCTCCAGGGCACCAGGTCGTACCTGCTCCAGGACGACGACGGCCAGACGCTGCCCAGCCACTCGGTCTCGGCGGGCCTGGACTACCCGAGCGTCGGTCCCGAGCACGCGTGGCTGCACGACATCGGCCGGGCGCAGTACCGGCCCGTCACCGACGCCGAGGCGATGGACGCCTTCCAGCTCCTGTGCCGCACCGAGGGCATCATCCCGGCGATCGAGTCGGCGCACGCCCTCGCGGGCGCGATCCAGCTCGGCCGGGAGGTCGCGGGCTGGGAGACGCCCGACGGCCGCGAGCCCGTCCTGCTGGTGAACCTCTCGGGGCGCGGCGACAAGGACGTGGCGACCGCGGCGGCGTGGTTCGACCTGCTGGAGGACAAGCCGGTCGTGCAGGCGGACGAGGGAGAGCAGCTGTGA
- the trpA gene encoding tryptophan synthase subunit alpha: protein MATTSRTAATLDRVKAEGRAALVGYLPLGFPSVAGSVAAARTMVEAGVDVVELGLPYSDPVMDGPVIQHAVDHALAGGTRVRDVLGAVEQIAATGAPVLVMTYWNPVLRYGVDALARDLASAGGAGLITPDLIPDEGQDWIAASREHDLDRVFLVAPSSTPERLAMTAAASRGFVYAASTMGVTGERTTVGARAEQLVADTRAAGADHVCVGLGVSRPEQAQDIGRYADGVIVGSAFVRALAGADDERAGLDALAAVASGLADGLRRSR, encoded by the coding sequence GTGGCGACGACCTCGCGGACGGCCGCGACGCTGGACCGCGTGAAGGCCGAGGGCCGGGCCGCGCTCGTCGGGTACCTGCCGCTCGGCTTCCCGAGCGTCGCGGGTTCCGTCGCCGCCGCCCGCACGATGGTGGAGGCCGGCGTCGACGTGGTCGAGCTCGGCCTGCCGTACTCCGACCCCGTGATGGACGGGCCCGTCATCCAGCACGCCGTCGACCACGCGCTGGCCGGCGGCACCCGGGTGCGCGACGTCCTCGGTGCCGTCGAGCAGATCGCGGCCACCGGCGCGCCCGTGCTCGTCATGACGTACTGGAACCCGGTGCTGCGCTACGGCGTCGACGCGCTCGCCCGCGACCTCGCGTCGGCCGGCGGGGCCGGGCTCATCACGCCGGACCTCATCCCCGACGAGGGTCAGGACTGGATCGCCGCCTCGCGCGAGCACGACCTCGACCGGGTGTTCCTCGTCGCGCCGTCGTCCACGCCCGAGCGCCTGGCGATGACGGCCGCGGCGTCGCGCGGGTTCGTGTACGCGGCGTCCACGATGGGCGTGACGGGGGAGCGGACCACGGTCGGCGCCCGCGCGGAGCAGCTCGTCGCGGACACCCGCGCGGCGGGCGCGGACCACGTGTGCGTCGGCCTGGGCGTGTCCCGGCCGGAGCAGGCGCAGGACATCGGGCGGTACGCGGACGGCGTCATCGTCGGCTCGGCGTTCGTCCGGGCGCTGGCCGGCGCCGACGACGAGCGCGCGGGGCTCGACGCCCTGGCGGCGGTCGCGTCCGGCCTGGCCGACGGCCTCCGCCGCTCCCGCTGA
- the lgt gene encoding prolipoprotein diacylglyceryl transferase: MILSLATALPAAIPSPSQGVWHLGPVPLRAYALAILLGIVAAVLLTQRRWRERGGDPDQVLEIAFWAVPFGIVGGRLYHVVSSPDAYFGAGGDPWKAFAIWEGGLGIWGAIALGAVGAYIGCRRQGVSFPVFADALAPGLLVAQAIGRLGNWFNQELFGGPTTLPWGLRIDDAHLPAGYEPGTLFHPTFLYELLWNLAGAALLIWLDRRFRLGHGRVFWLYVVVYTTGRLWIELLRIDPAEMIGPFRLNVWTSIIVGLGALVAFVVVGRRHPGRETTPDLRGSGTQDADVEEHGTAR; this comes from the coding sequence GTGATCCTCAGCCTCGCCACGGCCCTCCCGGCCGCGATCCCGAGCCCGTCGCAGGGCGTCTGGCACCTCGGCCCGGTGCCGCTGCGCGCCTACGCCCTGGCGATCCTGCTCGGCATCGTCGCGGCCGTCCTGCTGACCCAGCGGCGGTGGAGGGAGCGTGGCGGCGACCCCGACCAGGTGCTCGAGATCGCGTTCTGGGCGGTCCCGTTCGGCATCGTCGGCGGCCGGCTGTACCACGTGGTCTCCTCGCCGGACGCGTACTTCGGGGCGGGCGGCGACCCGTGGAAGGCGTTCGCGATCTGGGAGGGCGGCCTCGGCATCTGGGGGGCGATCGCGCTGGGTGCGGTCGGCGCGTACATCGGCTGCCGCCGGCAGGGCGTGTCGTTCCCGGTGTTCGCGGACGCGCTGGCTCCCGGCCTCCTGGTCGCGCAGGCCATCGGGCGGCTCGGCAACTGGTTCAACCAGGAGCTGTTCGGCGGCCCGACGACGCTGCCCTGGGGCCTGCGGATCGACGACGCGCACCTGCCCGCCGGCTACGAGCCCGGCACGCTGTTCCACCCGACGTTCCTGTACGAGCTGCTGTGGAACCTGGCCGGCGCGGCGCTGCTCATCTGGCTCGACCGCCGGTTCCGGCTCGGTCACGGCCGGGTGTTCTGGCTGTACGTCGTGGTCTACACGACGGGGCGGCTGTGGATCGAGCTGCTGCGCATCGACCCCGCGGAGATGATCGGCCCGTTCCGGCTCAACGTGTGGACGTCGATCATCGTCGGGCTGGGCGCGCTGGTAGCGTTCGTGGTCGTCGGACGTCGTCATCCTGGACGCGAGACCACACCCGACCTGCGCGGATCCGGTACGCAGGACGCCGATGTGGAGGAGCACGGCACCGCCCGCTGA